GAGTATCTGCCTCCTCATATTGATGCAAAAGAGACCATTTCAGCTGAGCATCGCTTGGCAATGTTAGAATTAGCAGTAGAAGGAAATCCTCGCTTGAAAATAGAAGATATTGAAATTAAAAGGCAGGGTATCAGTTATACAATCGATACTATGAAGATTTTGAAAGAGAAAAATCCAGATGTTGATTTCTATTTTATTATTGGTGGCGACATGGTAGCTTATTTACCAAAATGGCACCAGATTGATGAGTTAGTGAAGATGGTTCAATTTGTAGGGGTAAAACGACCAGAATATAGCCAAGAAACCCCCTATCCAATCATTTGGGTCGATATTCCACAAATGGATTTAAGTTCCTCGTTGATTCGTAAGAAAATTGCCCAAGGGTGCTCGGCACGCTATTTTCTACCAGATCCTGTGTTAAACTATATTTTAGAAAAGGGGCTGTATCTTGATGAAATATAGTAATAATTATACGGCGATGGATCGAGAATTGCTGATGCAAAAAGTTCAGATGCAAATGAGTGAAAAACGCTTCAAACATGTTTTGGGTGTTGAAGAAACAGCAATTGCATTGGCGAATAAATATGGTGCTTCACCAGAAAAAGCTAGTATTGCTGCCTTGACCCATGATTATGCTAAA
The genomic region above belongs to Enterococcus saigonensis and contains:
- a CDS encoding nicotinate-nucleotide adenylyltransferase, with product MAPFDNKRRKQVGILGGNFNPVHVMHLIIADQVGQLLGLDEVYLMPEYLPPHIDAKETISAEHRLAMLELAVEGNPRLKIEDIEIKRQGISYTIDTMKILKEKNPDVDFYFIIGGDMVAYLPKWHQIDELVKMVQFVGVKRPEYSQETPYPIIWVDIPQMDLSSSLIRKKIAQGCSARYFLPDPVLNYILEKGLYLDEI